The genome window gaaaaaatataatATTAACCAATATGCACAAGTCAAGTTCATATGCACAGAACAGCATCCTTTCTGGTCCCCACTAGCACTATTACTTTCCCAATGAGAAACTCCTACAAGATTAGTAAACTTACTTTATTAAGTCCATCTCATCAAGATGCCTTAAGATGTTTGCTAACAGATGTCTGAGGTCCCTTTGGAAGAGTTCATCAAGAAAGTCTATTCCATCTAATCCCATTTTCTTGCCAATTAGATTCTGAAGTCCAAGGCTTCCCTGGGAAACAATTCTGTCCACAATAGCCCATGATTTCAAATTTCTTTTACCACTTTTTTTCAAAGTTGAGCAAACCAATTCTTCAAAATGGGTAACTGGTAACAAGTTTTTTTTACAGAGTTGTACTTGGCTTTGGTTCTTCATGAGAGAGTGATTTGGTGTGCCATATATATTTCCTGCCAGTAATATACTGTCATCATGTTCTGTCGGATCAGTGTACTGGTTGCTCAACATAGAGGAATAACCACTATCCTCATTTAGCTTACTGTTTTCTAATGCCTCCATTTCACAGGCCCCTTCAACAAACCTGCATAATACTTGCTGATTTTCTTTGTTATGTACATGTTTTCCTTCAGCTTTGGGATCAAAATTTCTGGGGGTTGCATTCTGCAGTTCACTATGCAACAGCCTCTGATATGCTTTTGCACAGTCTTTACAAGACCCTTCCCCATAATTCGAGGTAGAGAATTCTAGTTTTGTCTTTACTGCCTCAGTCTTTGCGAGTCCAGAACAGACATGGttacaattaaaatcacatttCATTTTGGCAGAGTTGTTTGCTTTCATTATTTTCTGGCTTGTGCTCTGCAACAAAACAACAAAGTATTAATCCAAAACAGCACAGTGCTGTAGAAGTCAAGCAGGTGATTCAAAATGTGGTACTCTTCAGAGATATTACTGACTCTCATCTAGCATGGGTTAGGCCTCAGCATTGCTTGAGTGCATGCCCTTCTGGTTCCAAACACCAAGTGATGATTAAAATTCCAACAGCATCTTTTCACAAGTATAGGGTGTTACCCCCTGGGTATAATTGTACCAACATGAATTCAATTTTTTCTCCTGCCTTTTAGGATGGATTTAAAGGCACTCACTTCCTATCTTAAATACCATATTTTCAAGTGGCCCCTAACATCAACAGAGCGCTTGCAACTAAGGGTTCCACGACATAGTTCAACTAAGGGTAGCCACTGAACTAGAGAACTTGGCTCTTGGATGTTAATTTGCCACCAGGCAGAACCAGGCACAGAATATCAGGCCAAAGTACACTTAAAAGGATGGCTTAGGATGTCCTAATCTCCTCCCCCCAATGAGGGAGTGGAAGTGATGGTGGAATGGGTCAAGAAGGCACTCTCAGGCACAGGGTTTTTGACTgaaaggggaagagggggcacagcagggcaggtATTAGGGAAGCTAAATCCTttgccattacaggcagtccccgggttacatgaatccgacttacatcggatccctacttacaaacggggtgagacaaccccgcactagctgcttccccccagcagaccagggagatgcaaagctagcgcccccccacagcagaccagggagcagcttttctcagcagacacctcagcttgagaataaaggactgagggaagtgaggtgtgggagaacagaactgagctctggagaaatgtttgtctagagtttcccctacaatatgtaccagttccgacttacatacaaattcaacttaagaacaaacctacagtccctatcttgtacgtaacccggggactgcctgtaatggcacTATACCATCACATATATTTGTGGTAAAACATGAGGGTACTCTTTGTATGCTGTGGTGAGGGATTATTTCCTCTATATGTTCACAATGTGGGGAAAATAGGTGATCTTCTGCACACTAGGAATAGCTAAAGTGTCTATCCATGTGGTCACAGTACAAAGGCAAAATAGCAATCATAGGCATTTCCAGGCCTTTGGGGAAAATGGGTGCTCCATAAATGTCTGAGGTGGAGGGAACTGGTGTCTGTATAATTAGGACCATGAACATCCTTTTTGTAAGGTAAAAATAATTAaagtagacggagcttggtcctgccttgagggcggggggctggactcgatgacctcttgaggtcccttccagtcctattattctatgaaatcCACCTGTGTATTGTAAATGGTGCAAAGAGGCAGTTCTTGCTTAGCTAAATTAGTGAAGATGACCCCCCCCCTGCACTGTGGTTAGAGAAGGTGCCTCTCATAGCCTTATTTGCAGCAGAAATAAGGTCCTTGCCGCCTTCTGGGGTCACTAAGCCACACCAGGCTAGGGAGCTGATAAGTACATTGCAGGGGCCGAGAGCTGTCAATGTATTTTCATGCTCAACAGCCAGTGCCTGTGCTGGGCCCCTGCAGAaggacccccagctctgccatccTCACAATAGGTCTTACCATTTCTTTTCCACATTTTAAGCGTTTTCCCCCCAAAACGGGGGCGCGGGGCCAATCGGCCGCCAGTTTGGGCAGTGTCCCCTCCCGCCGGCATGGCCTGGGCGGGCGGGAGATTGGGCGGCGCGGCTCCTCCTCAGCCTTCCTCCCGCCCGCCGAGACCCTCGGGCTGCGCTTCCCTCGCTTGGGGGAGCAGCGCGGGGCCCCGCTTTCCCGCCACAAGTGGAGGGGAGGTTGCCCGAAAGGCAGCCGGGGGGCAAATGCATGaaaagcccgggggggggggggtgggcggaGGGTCTCGGGATGCGGGCCGGTGCCATTCGGCGGCTGCtctggggaaccccccccccgccggtcccAGGCACGTTCGGCTTCCCCAGCCCAAGCCCCCAGCccggcagcgagccccgctcccGCCATCTGCCCGGGGCCCGAGCAgggcgccccagcccgaccgaggTGCCCGGGCGCCGAGCCCGCCTCAGCCTGGGGGTGCCAGAGCCCCGCGCCCGGGACAAgtcagcccctcctccccgcccctgcgGCGGCTCCTCGGCCCGTCCCCGCGGTACCTGGGGCGCTGCTGCCTCCGCGCCAACCGCGGCTTCTGACTCTGGGCTGCTGCGCCGCCGCGCTTGCCGGGTACTTTTAAAAACTTTGAATTTGGTATCCAAAATCCCGGCGGCCAATCAGATGCCGCCGCACGAGCCAGGTCGCCCAATGGCGGCGAGGCTGCAAACGGCGGCCAATCCCGGGCCTCGCGAGGAGGAGCCACCCTCAGATTTTTCCCTCGTCGCAGAGGGAGGAGCGAGGTGAGCGCGCGCGCAAGGGTGTGTCCGAGAGACTGGCGGGCAGCGCGCGCTCTCCCGGCACACACGTGGAGCGCGGCAGAGAGAATTCCGCGCCGCCAGCTGCAGTGGCGCCTTCTCTGAACCGCCCAACCCATTACCCTCCTGGGTCCTAGCTCGCTCCGTCACTACGTGCTGCTGCATGCAGTCACTGCGCGCCCAGCGTCTCTGCACTAGCTGTGCTGAGTAACCAGCGGACCCCTTTTTTAGGAAAATGTATTGCAGAGGAGCGGGACATACGCTATTGAGGTTTATTTTGTAAATCATTCTCTGATCGTCGGTAAATCACCCCCCAAGTctatatgcctcagtttccctaatcTGTAAGGGTGTGGGGAACTGTACTTTATTGGACTTCTGGGGCTGCCCAACACCTAGAATGTAAATTCCTTGGAAACCTTCTTAGGGAGAACAGGAATGCAGGTCTTTCCAATGTGCTAGCACAAGTGAACCAGGCTTACATTAACTATAAACTGCGGTATAGTATAATCCAACAGGAATTTTGTGCAGAATATTCTTTGCAGATTTTGTGATTTCTCCCCAGCCCTTGCGCTCCCACCTGTGCCTAGCAAATGCCTGTGCCTATGGCAGACAGCAAAAGCCCTAGCCACCCCAGGCTGTCAACAGGAGCAGTAGCAGCCTGGGGCTGACAGCTGGAGCATTATTATATTGTGTTGTTGTGAGAAATAAgatgcttcattttaaaataccagGTGTGGAATTTTTTATATTACGGTGCAAAATTATCCCAGGAGTTAGTTCCTGTTAACTAATATCTTCTTCCCCCTATATATGTTATTGGACCATTTAATTATTCTTTTGAACTACAGGAGCTGCAGTTTCACTTACCCAGTGCTGTGGTTTGGTTTATGCCTCTCAGGTTCCAATATTCTCCCTCACCCCTAGTGGTGGTTAGCTGACCAAAGTTCTTCAGTACCCCCAAATAGTCAGTGTCACCTAGACAATAGTGGAACAGAGTTCAGCAGATAAAATCCTATCTCAGGACTGGCTTGTTTCATACTTCTCAGCTATACAAAATACGTTTAACAAGGATCTTTCATGTATGCAGCATGTGATTTACTTTATTTGTAGGAAGAAGAGGATAGAATAGGTTGCCCTGCTCTCCATAATAGAACCATTCACTTTAGACTCTGCTTGCCTGTCTAATAAATAAATTCCCATGGCTATTAGAACAATGGAAATGCTTATTCCTTTAAGTACTTGTCTATAAGATGCTCAGTTGCAGTGGAGAAGCAATTCAGGATTAAGTCCACTATCTACATAAAACAAGAGTCCATCCAGGCCTGGAAATAGGTATCAATAAAGGATAGTGTCTGTGGACAATGTTATAGGTAGCAATGTAAGACATATTGTTCATTCAACAACTGTTAggtttaaaagcttcagggggtagccaacttagtatgtacaggaaaaaacaacaaatgatctggtagcattttatagactaacaaaacatgtagatggtatcatgagctttcgtgggctcagcCCACTTCTAGATGACAGGAGTTTTGAGGTtaagatgtgcagacccaaaataaatagaagaaaagcaggggaggggaggagggtattTCAATTTTAGGAATGatctataaagatcctgtaggtgattgtctctgtctgtgggattggaacaaatccggttgtatcttagggctagGCTGTATCCaccccagacacatttctcagtctattgtatacagccaagccctaaagaACTCAATCctgatgaaggatggttgggacactatcaacctaacattcaatgaaggtgcaagcagctctttgtgtagattcctgtcaGGAAGaatactatctattgactttgattcttatctgcttcgttttaactacccaatcttcagatacttactgactcccttcctgtttttccctttgattttccatactctctgctccctgtctcccacccctcctcctctcctatttattttgggtctgcatatcctaaactcaaaactccagtcatctgaagaagtgggctgtgtccacgaaagctcatgataccatctacatgttttgttagtctataaagtgctaccagtccaTTTGTTGTTAGGTTTAAATAAGCCTTTCTCTTTCCAACACCCATTTTGTTCCCTAAGTGATCCTGTATACCAGCCTTAGTACTAACCTGCATTCTATAGAGCATTGATGCAGATGCTTTATTTTACCCATTaaagtagttccactgaagtcagggaaGTACTTAACACTCAAAGTTAGGTATATGTATCAGTTTGCAAGAGAGGTGCCTTTACATTATAAGTTCAGACTATATCATTTACATGCAAAATCAGAAGGTACTGTGTGTCCGTTACAGCAATCCTCATTCCCCTTAAGTTCTTAAAATCAGCTCCACAGGGAACACAATATAGTCATCTCACATCTCAGTGGGCCCACACAAGAACAGTGTCAGTGAAGCCACAAAGTTGTTGGAGAATGGGTCCCTCCACTCAAATGAACATGAAATGGAGGGGAGGTGATTTTATGAACTCAGGGCAGGCTGGTAGAGTGAGAGACTTTGtgtactctcctccccccacaaccctgaTTGGCCCAGAGgcaggagtgtgtgaagtctcctccagcCACCAGGGATGGGGCGCACCTAGACGGAACAGTCCCCCTCTGCCCGAGGCCCCATGatcacttccaaaatttgtgaattggctcccttcaaaaattattgcccacccttgcttcaAAGCAACTACATTCATGGATAAAGTTAAGCTTGTGCTTTACAGAATAGAGCTTAGTACTAAGGCCAGGTTACAGGATCTCTTGATATCTTGCCTCTGCAAGCCAGATTTAAATGAACCCTTAATTTTATATGAAACTTTAATGAAGATATAAACTTGCTGATGTTTAGTTTTGTAACCCACATTTCCTAATTTTTTAGAATATATCATGTTACATTTTATATGTATGTGAAATTGTTTTTATAAGCAAACTGCTGCAAAGATTGTTTTACATACTAACTTGTTTTTATTCTAATATATAATGGTGACTTTGTTATATAGAAGcctgaaataaacatttttacCTGTAACAACATTTTGCTTCATTTTATGAATCATTTGTTGTCCTATAGATTTTATTATATATGCAATACATAGTGTTATGGTCTGTTATAAAGATTGTGCTTATCATCACTGTGTGTATGTGGGCAGTCACAGTTGCTTTCAGCAAATATAAATATAGTGTTGCTAATTTATCCTCTGTTTTAATGACAGAAAAAATACCAGTAGAGTTGAAAGGCAGAATTTTCCTTTATATAAATTGTGCTGGTTTGTCCCCATCACATGTTATTCATTTAGATatgataatttaaaaaattataaaatttCAAGCACCTCACCTGGTACTAAAATAAGCCTTGGCTTATCAGTTACTGTTAAtagttacacgcaggctcccggtcccgctcccagggagcaggaTCAGAGCCTGCAACATGGGGCAACAGCTGGGTCCTAGAAGTGGGGCCAGTAGTTGGTACAGCAAGctggctgccatcctgcactgctgcctctgatacagaaattGACCAACAGAAGCTGCAAGTGCGGTGCTTGCAGGCACTTGCAGTGGACCAGCTGCCTCCCTGTCCCCAAGAGGTGCACAGAGTCATGCCTGCCAGTAGCACCCAACCATTTTGAGTGGTGTGGGGTCACGATGGCATGCAGGCAGCTTGCTTGCTTAAGTGCTCCACTGAAGTGCCAGACAAGAGCTGCCTAttgtaagcatctcccagccagggtCAGATCCTACACCTccttctgcatcccaaccctctgcccttggTCAGAATTTGCTCCAGCATCCAAATTCTGTCCCAGACACCatacctccttcattaatataacagaaaagtgcagcccataAGCACTTACCACAGGCAATAAAAACCCTACCTTTACAGATGACATTAACATTTTACTGAAAGTTACAGAAAATAGTCTCACCACCATAAGTTTTCTAATAGTATATAACCTTTATATAACTGATAAAGCAAGAAATACCTGAGGTTTTGGCTTCCAGATAGTACATCCCAAATCCATAAAGGAATTGGGTTTTGCAACACTGAGCCTATCTTCCCACTGCTTTGAAAATAACTGGAATTCACAAAGTGTATGTGAGGTGCCTAGATTCCCTATATGATTCATGGGGAGAGATAGCATCAGAATATGATATCCACAAAAGTCAGCAAGCTAAGCCACAGCTGCCTAAGCTAGCAGATGGAAGATGTTGATGAGAAAGATGTGTCCTATGTCCTGGTCATCTCAAATGCCTTTTAGAGTTCAGTTCCTAAATCTGGTCTTCAGGGAGGCACCTATTTTTGCTTGTAATCCACAACCAGGAACCCTtcttaggatacatctagactacagagcttttccaggataccagagatatcccagaaaaactctgccatgttcAAGGATTGCgtctgcttttcagaaaaaattttcggaaaagcagatgtgtcttttcggcatccctataaacctcattctatgaggaagaagagatgttccaaaagagagtttttttccgacatttgaccCTACATAgattgcggttcgcaatttgtgtatctttttccaaatgttctttgtagtgtagacacagccttggagtcaTTTTCATAAGAAACAGCTTAAGTACCTGACTCACTCCACACAAAGTGGCTGTAGAGAAGAGGGAATATCCCTTGTAATTTTTAGCTCATTGGTTAAAGTACTCAGCTGAGACATGGGAGACCGACCCTCTTTTAATTTTCCCCTCTGTCTgatgagaagggatttgaagagGCATCTCCTACCTCTCAAGAATCTTAGCCACTGGATTATGGAATATTCTGATGTaaatctctctgtctctcatatTTAATTCATTCTACTTTAATAAGATAATTGAATATTAATTGGGCTAGCGACCAAAACAGTCATTGTTAGTCACATGGCTAGATCAATCACCTGTGATGTAGGCCACCTCACTTCAGTGCACAACTAAGTGGCCTAAATGTTATCAAAAGGAGGCTCCCTACATACTTGGCTTTATACTGTACGGAACAGATTTTTATGCTCAAATGAAGCCTAGAACTAGAAGCAACTAAGTTTTTCTGCATACCTTTTGAAAGTAGAGCAGCAATGTCCTCAGGTGAGAAAGTAAAAACTGCAATCACTTCAAACTCAATCGTATTTACTTTAGATTTCCTATTCTGTAACAACGTCTCATAGAAAAATCTAGTCTTCTACTCCGGTCAATAGGAAAAAATGTTTAGAGGTCATG of Pelodiscus sinensis isolate JC-2024 chromosome 3, ASM4963464v1, whole genome shotgun sequence contains these proteins:
- the FBXO5 gene encoding F-box only protein 5, producing the protein MKANNSAKMKCDFNCNHVCSGLAKTEAVKTKLEFSTSNYGEGSCKDCAKAYQRLLHSELQNATPRNFDPKAEGKHVHNKENQQVLCRFVEGACEMEALENSKLNEDSGYSSMLSNQYTDPTEHDDSILLAGNIYGTPNHSLMKNQSQVQLCKKNLLPVTHFEELVCSTLKKSGKRNLKSWAIVDRIVSQGSLGLQNLIGKKMGLDGIDFLDELFQRDLRHLLANILRHLDEMDLINVAKVSKTWKKILKEDKWAFQVYNRAVKSLSDGSVPPSEHTVTREYVLYRAALASVQTAAPPSSSSKKASRSKASNQSNHNVSYSRHMEFSEAAKTLKNTESLKVCSRCSSPAKYNSYLQRATCSRESCGFDFCTKCLCCYHNSRDCASGKPLKSSSKLGLLPGTKKSKQNLRRL